A genome region from Chryseobacterium sp. G0186 includes the following:
- a CDS encoding LUD domain-containing protein produces MNLFKRIVSKLTNQPEEEDKQSLEKLGDSLKNADLDYKFAQLFTHSGGFFNYCADEAEALQTLNQIIKIEGINNLFCWDKELQNFLNVVKTSYTSELQASNDAAFITCEYLIAYDGRIMLSHNNILHYHSSRLPDKIIIIANVSQIVNNLNDAMGKIKRNGNIKNLTSISGSQSKMDSSSNSNTKLFLLLLED; encoded by the coding sequence TTGAATTTATTCAAGAGGATTGTAAGCAAACTTACCAACCAGCCTGAAGAAGAGGACAAACAGAGCCTGGAGAAGCTTGGAGATTCGCTGAAAAATGCGGATCTTGACTATAAGTTTGCGCAATTATTTACGCATTCAGGGGGATTTTTTAATTATTGTGCAGATGAAGCGGAAGCTCTACAAACTTTAAATCAAATTATCAAAATAGAGGGTATTAACAACCTTTTCTGTTGGGATAAGGAACTTCAAAATTTCTTAAATGTAGTGAAGACTTCCTATACCTCAGAACTGCAGGCGTCTAATGATGCTGCATTCATCACTTGTGAATACCTGATAGCATATGACGGAAGAATTATGCTTTCCCACAACAATATTCTTCATTATCATTCTTCAAGGCTACCCGATAAGATTATCATCATTGCCAATGTTTCACAGATTGTAAACAACCTGAATGATGCCATGGGGAAAATAAAAAGAAACGGAAATATCAAGAACCTTACTTCCATCAGTGGAAGCCAGTCGAAAATGGACAGTTCTTCGAATTCCAATACAAAATTGTTTTTATTGCTGCTTGAAGATTAA